In Maniola hyperantus chromosome 13, iAphHyp1.2, whole genome shotgun sequence, one genomic interval encodes:
- the LOC138403160 gene encoding uncharacterized protein, with protein sequence MSDSEYEFAVPPAKVKKPRKSSTPAKVASKQTSEEPARSRKGKLLDIFGLQSDDDEGGAVKSLPSFIVNRVANGVQRRSVSTTGPFYLELRVYDRCDAEATESDERWKKALLRLACSVDDDSSQWKALQRLVKELHELFKDSDPTFMSGNFNFKKR encoded by the exons AT gTCTGATTCAGAATATGAATTTGCAGTACCACCGGCAAAGGTGAAAAAACCCAGGAAGTCTTCCACGCCTGCAAAAGTAGCCAGCAAGCAAACGAGCGAGGAACCAGCaag aagcCGGAAAGGAAAACTTTTGGACATCTTCGGTCTGCAATCGGATGACGATGAAGGTGGTGCAGTGAAGTCGCTACCATCGTTTATAGTGAACAGGGTCGCGAACGGCGTCCAGAGACGGAGCGTGTCTACGACAGGACCATTTTATTTGGAGTTGCGCGTGTACGACCGCTGCGACGCCGAGGCTACCGAGTCGGACGAACGCTGGAAGAAAGCGCTGCTGCGTTTGGCCTGCTCGGTGGACGACGACTCGTCGCAGTGGAAAGCACTGCAGCGACTCGTAAAGGAACTGCACGAATTATTTAAGGACTCGGACCCGACATTTATGTCGggtaactttaattttaagaaaagatag